The sequence CCCCCACCCCCACCGCTTTGTACAACTCTTTCAAACAGCCCTTTTTTGGAtagttgaaatttatttatttatttattttttttcgggTTTTCCACAAGATTTGTTCTCTCCTACATTTTGCAccattttgcttttatttctttcacatcACGATCATGATTTCTTGCTGCTAATTTTCACCTGCAGGTTTTCATTATTATCCATGTGGTGGCTCTTGTGTATTATATCAAAGGGATTCTCTCTCCAAAAATGTTCAAAGTTGCTGTTACCCTTGTTGTATCTATTGGCCTGTAAGCTTCTGTTATTCAgtttctttaatatattcatGGTTGACAGAGCACTCATTTGATCTCCATTCCTTTTGCATTATTTATTCCTCAGGGTAGTGTGTTGTGCTGTGATAGCAGTACTTGTAGCACTGGTAGCTTCAAGTCCGACAAAGGGATGGAGTGGACGAAGTTTGAGTCTGCTTGATCCGTAAGTACCTAGTTCACATTTCACATCTTTGTATAGTTACCCAAGTCCTCTGTGATGATATAAGTATGATAGCAACCAAATTTTGTAATTAGGGTTGAACTTGGTTGGTGCAACCTGACTCAATAATAGCTCATTCTTTTGCTCTGAGTTGCAAAAGAACTGTTTGACATGCTTATCATTCTATTGTTTTtcccaaattcttcatctaatctatctaatccttattttttacgTGTAGTgttgaaataaaattagattaacattattagatatatttcttaaatttggAATATTGTTTATCATGGCTTTAATATTCATAGGTATAAATTGGCATGCAccattctttattttctattttgctcGTGTTTTTACAGAACATATGCAAGCAAGTACATTCCAATTATTGCTAGTGTTAGTGAGCATCAACCTCCTACTTGGCCTTCTTATTTTATGGACATTAATGTCTTGGCATTCTTGGTTCCTGCTGGCATTATTGTAAGTAATAAATTTGTAAGGCAAGTTTGCTTTATGTTATATGTACTTATAACATCTTTAACATGGTGTGTATCCGTTGGTAGGCATGCTTCTCGCCCCTGTCTGATGCAAGCTCCTTTGTGATCCTTTATATTGTGACATCAGTTTATTTTTCTGGAGTCATGGTGAGACAATGTTGGGAGCTGATGTctttttgtctttcttctttctatttttatttttctatgtcCATCATTACTGTTTTGGTTAATGTTACAGGTGCGGCTTATGCTTGTACTCGCTCCAGCAGCATGCATCATGTCTGGGATTGCTCTCTCAGCATCTTTTGATGTTTTTACACGATCAATCAAATTTCAGTTACCTGGAGTAAAAGGAAATTCCCAAGTTGATGTAAGCTTGTTTCTTTATGCTATACTGCCCATTTACATTCATCTGTCCTCAATAAATTTAATCAGGACTAAAATCCATTTCTGTTTTTGGCCATTAAGGCAGGGGATACTAGTTCTGAAGGTGTTGTAGCGCAAAATGAGGTTGCAAAGACTGACAAAAATGAAGAGGCATTGAAGGAACGACCCTCAAAAAAGAAtaggaagaaggaaaaggagcATGTGGAAAAGCCTTCTGTTAAGGCCCAAATTAAGAAGAGGCTACTGGTTTTACCTTTTGAGGCATCTATCATTGCCATTCTCTTGCTAATTTTGCTGGGTGCCTTCTATGTGGTAATGGAACTGTCTTCTTTCTCCATCTATAAGAAATTTTCTGTAaagaatttatattattttttcccctacttttaattcaattaatatATACTTAATAGAAAACTGTTTGATTACTGTCAATTTAACTTTTAACATATCAACCCATTTTCATATAATAATTCTGAAGTCTTCATCTTGCCAGCcttttatcaaataaacaataacaacaaccaagccttggtcccaaaattttgggttggctATGGAGCCTCAATAGATTAGTCAGgatgttatttaaataaataaatgtcaaatTAGTCATAGGTTTACAAACATCCATCTGCAAGCTTTATGTTAGACATTAAATATTACTGTAGTGAAATTTTAGACTGAATTgaaatatctatatattttacttaaaaaaatataattttcttatattctattttatataatttaatataattgttTTAGAGGAGAGTTGCTTCTTACATTTGTGTACTAAactctctttatttttaaaagctttTTCTTGATAACgagtatctttctttttttaggttcaCTCTGTCTGGGCAGCTGCTGAAGCTTATTCTGCTCCTTCTATTGTTCTAACATCTTATTCGCATGATGGTCTTCATGTTTTTGATGATTTTCGAGAGGCTTATTCATGGTTGAGCCATAACACTGAGGTGGATGACAAAGTGAGTTTCACATctgtcttttcctttcttttactgCACTTCTTCTCTTCCGTTTAACATTTGTATTACTGACCAAAAATAAGATGTTTGGTGACACTAATTCTTGCTGGAAACTTCTTTCAGGTTGCATCTTGGTGGGACTATGGGTACCAAACTACTGCTATGGCTAATCGTACTGTCATTGTTGACAATAATACCTGGAATAACACACATATTGCAACTGTTGGTACTGCCATGTCTTCTCCTGAGAAGGCAGCTTGGGAAATTTTTGACTCCTTAGATGTGAAATATGTTCTTGTTGTCTTTGGAGGTAAATTTCTGACATGTATACTGAGATTATCTTacttaaaagataaataaagaAACTTTATTCCTATGTCTGTCTTTAATTCTAGGTCTTGTTGGCTACCCGAGTGATGATATCAATAAGTTCCTGTGGATGGTTCGAATTGGAGGCGGTGTATTTCCTCATATCAAGGAACCTGATTACCTTGTAAGTTATTATCACTAACAAACGAGTCTTAAACCTCCATTTTGtgtgtggctgtggctgtggtttttgttatattttgggggaggggggaggggaACGAACAATGATATTGTTAGCTTACAAGTAATTTAGTTGATTTATCAATGTCTTTAACTATTTTCCTTCTGTTTATAGAGAGATGGTCAGTATCGGATTGATTCTCAGGCCACTCCAACCATGCTTAATTGCCTCATGTATAAACTCTCATATTACAGGTGTGGTTTTGCTGTGaacttttttgttgtttgtacGTGGAGATGAAATTTGTTTGACTGTTTgatcttttaattattttgcctGTTTACTACAGATTTGTGGAGACAGATGGTAAAGCCTTTGATAGGGTCAGGCGAACAGAAATTGGAAAGAAACATTTCAAACTCACCCATTTTGAAGAGGTCAGTTGATCTTTAACATCTGGTTTCTAAAAGAAGTCTGTTCTCCAATATCATTAGTATTGTACATCACCTATCAAAAAATTCCTTAGTATCGTACGTCTCGATATGATTTAGATGTCTAATTTTGCTAGGGCATGTTTTTAGTAGTTATATCCACAAGTCCTGCATGTAGTGGATGCTGAAATGAAGCATTTTGATCCACAAACATTAAACAGTTTAAACATCTGTTTTTCTTTAACTTCTGTGCTTCCATACTCAAAACTGTGGCCACAAGGGGGTATAGAACATTGGCAATAAGTTGGTGTCTTTGTTTGTCACATAATAAATTATGGccccttttctatttttattcgCCTCTTCTTCATGGtttgatattattaatttttgtgataCTAGCGTGGTCTTACTTTTGAAAATGTTATTGTCTTAAGCAGTTTATCCATAAAAGAATAGGTACTGTAAGCAGGTGCTTATTCTCAGTTTTCCAGGCCAATAATTTATGAGCATTAGTGATATTGGTTTAACCAGGAAATTTTTTCAAGTGGTGTTTTCTCATGTGAAGTGCCATTAGTTTTTCTAATTTGACATTGTTGACCTTTTAAAACAATTTAGGTATTCACAACTCATCATTGGATGGTTCGCATATACAAACTGAAACCTCAGAAGAACAGGATCCGGGGAAAGGCCAAGAAATCAAGATCGGTACGTATTATTCCTCCTCACAAGGTTGTCATATGCCTTTGAGATACTTGCCCAATCTTATCAACGTAActgattttaattattttggtcTTAACAGAAAGCAAGCTCAACAACTAGCACGAAACGAAGCGAAACACAAAGGAAGAATCCTTGGCACTGAAGATCTCATTTATCTTATCTGATAGGCATTTTCTAAATTCAGTTGCTGTAGTTGATAAATGTATGTTGGAGCCGATGGAGAAGGATTGAGCTGTCATGGTTAGTACTATTACAGAAATGCAAATGAC is a genomic window of Quercus lobata isolate SW786 chromosome 2, ValleyOak3.0 Primary Assembly, whole genome shotgun sequence containing:
- the LOC115975649 gene encoding dolichyl-diphosphooligosaccharide--protein glycosyltransferase subunit STT3A, encoding MAASETSNGTALRYAFGNVLSFFILLLIGVLAFSIRLFSVIKYESVIHEFDPYFNYRVTQYLTKNGIYDFWNWFDDRTWYPLGRVIGGTVYPGLTLTAGTLYWILNSLNIPLSVETVCVFTAPIFSAFASWATYLLTKEVKGAGAGLTAAVLLAMVPSYISRSVAGSYDNEAVAIFALIFTFFLYIKTLNTGSLFYATLNAIAYFYMVCSWGGYTFIINLIPMHVLLCIVTGRYSSRLYIAYAPLVVLGTLLASLVPVVGFNAVLTSEHFGSFLVFIIIHVVALVYYIKGILSPKMFKVAVTLVVSIGLVVCCAVIAVLVALVASSPTKGWSGRSLSLLDPTYASKYIPIIASVSEHQPPTWPSYFMDINVLAFLVPAGIIACFSPLSDASSFVILYIVTSVYFSGVMVRLMLVLAPAACIMSGIALSASFDVFTRSIKFQLPGVKGNSQVDAGDTSSEGVVAQNEVAKTDKNEEALKERPSKKNRKKEKEHVEKPSVKAQIKKRLLVLPFEASIIAILLLILLGAFYVVHSVWAAAEAYSAPSIVLTSYSHDGLHVFDDFREAYSWLSHNTEVDDKVASWWDYGYQTTAMANRTVIVDNNTWNNTHIATVGTAMSSPEKAAWEIFDSLDVKYVLVVFGGLVGYPSDDINKFLWMVRIGGGVFPHIKEPDYLRDGQYRIDSQATPTMLNCLMYKLSYYRFVETDGKAFDRVRRTEIGKKHFKLTHFEEVFTTHHWMVRIYKLKPQKNRIRGKAKKSRSKASSTTSTKRSETQRKNPWH